In Flavobacterium okayamense, a single window of DNA contains:
- a CDS encoding enoyl-CoA hydratase/isomerase family protein translates to MENILIEKQDNIAVVTINRPTKLNALNKATIQELHEGFKQLNEDTAIKVIIVTGSGEKAFVAGADISEFAHFSVEEGGNLAAKGQELLFDFVQNLSTPVIAAVNGFALGGGLELAMSCHFRVASDNAKMGLPEVTLGVIPGYGGTQRLAQLVGKGRAMEMVMTAGMIDAQTALNYGLVNHVVSQEELLEFAKGIATKITRNSSIAIGKAIEAINANYKDGINGFNVEIKNFGYCFGTEDFKEGTTAFLEKRKANFPGK, encoded by the coding sequence ATGGAAAATATTTTAATTGAGAAACAAGATAATATTGCGGTAGTAACGATTAATCGCCCAACAAAATTAAACGCATTAAATAAAGCTACTATTCAAGAATTACATGAAGGTTTTAAACAACTGAATGAAGATACAGCTATTAAAGTTATTATTGTAACTGGAAGTGGTGAAAAAGCATTTGTTGCAGGTGCAGATATTTCAGAGTTTGCTCATTTTTCTGTTGAAGAAGGAGGAAATCTTGCTGCAAAAGGTCAAGAATTATTATTTGATTTTGTTCAAAATTTAAGCACACCAGTTATTGCAGCTGTAAATGGTTTCGCTTTAGGTGGCGGATTAGAATTAGCAATGAGTTGTCATTTTAGAGTAGCTTCAGATAATGCAAAAATGGGATTGCCTGAAGTAACGTTAGGCGTAATTCCAGGATATGGTGGCACACAACGTTTAGCACAATTAGTTGGTAAAGGTCGTGCAATGGAAATGGTTATGACAGCCGGAATGATTGATGCTCAAACAGCTTTAAATTACGGATTGGTGAACCACGTTGTTAGTCAAGAAGAATTGTTAGAATTTGCAAAAGGAATTGCAACTAAAATTACTAGAAATTCAAGTATTGCGATTGGAAAAGCTATCGAAGCTATAAATGCAAACTATAAAGATGGTATTAACGGATTTAATGTAGAGATTAAAAACTTCGGATACTGTTTTGGAACTGAAGACTTCAAAGAAGGTACAACCGCATTTTTAGAAAAGCGTAAAGCTAATTTTCCTGGGAAATAG